atttgcagACAATGGGACAGATTTTATTGGGATCAAATGCCTCTTAAAATTAGTCTATTCTAATTTTGACCATACAGATAACTGTTAGCCAAACAAACTCTTGTTCAGCTGACAACTATCCCTCCTGACtttcccatacacatgcatgattATCTTTTTTTGAAAGTGCATGCATTtttaatagggagagaggagcaaGCCACTACCAAACACCTCTGGTGGCTACGTATTGGGTTTTCTCATCACaaacaatgggagcatatcgctacaatatgcccccattgtcttataggtgcgagtcccatcgctgggacccgcacctatatcgggtacggagccccgcaaggtggtggctggaggactctggtctgaCCACCACTAAGCGTgctcctcatagaagtgaatgggagcgtaccgcaaaTGACTGGCCTCCGCTCCCATTCACATttatgggcccgacggaaatagccgagccagcgcttggctattttcggcgaccccatagaaaatgaatgaaggACGGCTGCACATACGCAGTGCACCCTTCAACACTTTCGGGgttccgttcttgatataggtgcgggtccctgtgGTTGGACCCGCACTTATAAGACAATGGgtacatatcctagcgatatgcccccattgtctgtgatgagaacccctttaagaacaaacGGATTGGATTTTCTGAAATGCAATAGCTGGATCCTTTAGTCAACATCTGCCATCAGAGAAAAGTCAGGATACTCCCATAAACATTAGATTGTCATTTGatcttgcaacaaaaaaaaaacacaccaacaaTTAATCGACATTAATTTGTATGGGCACCTTATCTTAGTTCCCTGATCTATTAGAAACATACCTCCACCATTTCATCTCCATTGACTTCCTGTATGTGAGAAAATTTGTCGCTCTTGCAGATGAGTTTTCCACCTTCCAGTTGCACAGTAACCTATAGAAAAGGAAAAACAATATTGTAATCTTGCATAAGAGACAATAATATATTAGGAAATGTCATTTCATATGCAACCTGTAATATATTTTCATTAGCTAAATCTGATAATTTCCATCAAAGAGCATGGAAAACTCTAAAGCAAACTATATAATGCTTACTCATTTCTTTATGGCATGGAGAAGGGATGTCCAACCtgttgccctccagctgttgcaaaactacaactcccaccatgctttgacagcctacagctattagggcatgctgggagttgtagttttgcaacagctggagggctgcaggttgctcATCCCTGGGGTGGATGCTTATACCATGCTTCTTCATCTATGATTTAAAACTAGGCAATATTCAtgacagattaaaggggttatgcaggaTTTACATATgtctggcctatcctcaggataggtcatcaatattagatctgcAGGGGTCCTACTCCTGGTACCTCGCcactcagctgtatgaagaggccgcaGCTCTCCGTGAGCGCTcagacctcttcctaggccacatgatgtcacattcatcagtcacatggcctagtggcagctcaaccccatttaagtgagtagggctgagctgcaataccaagcacagtcattATACAACTCAACTGGGGTAGACCGGGAGCTTGATCATTCGATTCCAAAAAATTTTCATGatacatgatatttttttatattagtatAGTATGTTTTATTTTTGCTGATATTGAGAAAATTCAAAAAATCCCTGTTTTAAaaaattttcaacaaaaaaattgtgacttaaacATTTAAGTCATGTCTGCCTTTTTGgaagtcttttttttaaatgcaataaTAGGTATACATAATTTTGGGATTGGGGAATGGGGATATAGCTGTAGCTACcgatgtgtaattttttttttgtattcatttttatatacatGTTCTTTAGGTCATAAGAAACCTATAAGAGACATTTTAACATTACAGTATTTTTCTTTCATTGCTAATATTTTCTGTGACCAGGGCCAGACTCTTAGTTCCAGTTACAGGGCAAATACAAGCCCTCGATTGCAATATAAAGCTGATCTATGACTAGACCTAGCAGGTCCTGCAGCCACTGTACCCTGCACCTGCAAATCGCATTCTCACTGACACTACAATAGTAGGGGATAGTATGGCCTATaagctccccaaggagagataataCCCCCCAAATCATAAATATGCTTGACATGTATGTTGGGAGTTTTTCcaacatacacattagtgtagCTGCATAAAGAGATGTGAGCAGGGCCTTACATTATGTCCAGATGCATTTAAACACAATTGTGCAAATTTACGAAAAGGCAAAGTGTatttgttgcctatagcaaccaatcagtacagctttcattttgtttttcctcttGAAAATGTTCTTTTGCACAGTTTCACAAAACTCCTATATGTTACATCTATTCACAAAGCAATGAGATTTCAAAGACAATAAATGAAATCTTTACCTTGATCTTCTTTCCATCCATTGAGGTGATTTCTGACTCCTTTCCAACAGTAAAGGAATTGCTATGAGTTTGCTTTGGGGTCTTTGAGGTAACAACAAATTCATTTCCATTTTGCTGGATTTCAATTACGGGGTTCACATCCTTTGCTACTTTGATAATATCTTCAGGCAAACCTGTAATACAGAATATTGAGGAATATTATGGTCAAAATGAAAATACAAATGGCTGGAAACTTTTTGCAGTTGCTATGCCTAAGTACACTGAAGAGTAGTCACTGTAGAACCATGATGGAGTTTATATATTGGACTGCATTTCATATATGGCAGCTGGCAAAACTTATACTGGGACCTTAGATATTAATGTGGTCTGCATGAGTAAAAGTATCTCTCCACCTTGCTTGGTTCCAGAAATGTGGGCCTACATACAAAACGTTAGTATGAAAAAATAAGGTTAATATTAAAtaaacatgtataaagttcagTGTATGCTATTCTTACCTACAGTCTTCAGGAAATTCTCATAGTTCTCCTGAGCATAGACATTCCAGGTTCCATTGAAGGACATGGTGACTCTTGATGTTTGGATGGAGACAGGCGAATGGAAGTGACAGGAGTGATAAGTGATACTGCTTGTGCTAAGGCAGCTTATATCTGGCCGGGCACTCCAATGGATCTATTGGATATGATAATAATTAACTACACAACCATCAATCATCAACGGCTTGTTTGATGACCATAGACATGACCTATAGTTCAATGTCCAGTAGTTTCTGTGTTAGTGAATATTATGTAACATGACCCTTTCATTCTAATATTATACACATTTTGCTGAAATGtcctttaaaatacattttatttgtatttattcttTCTATTCAAGATTAGCTCTTTTTTGgagactttaaagggattctgtcaccaggattaaagatatagcgatatttatatgtgcctatTAGTCTCCATGCAGTCTTTAAAATCATCTcactgtttatgctctgtgtgtgttagattcttataaaaactgatcttattgatatgtaaattacctcttttaggagcccaaggggttgtcccacgatatgttggagcccagccacgcccatcgATCCGGAACCCAGCACCacctaccacttaatttattcactccgcTATCCCTGACGTCAGTTCTTCTCACTGCTGTaatcttgcgcaggcgcagtggacactgtagtctgcgcccatgcggactactggcaccggcttcgacgagtcaactgcgcatgcgctggctccCTCTGCAAGAGATTACGGCACTGAGAAGAACTGACGTCAGGGATAGTGGAGTGAAAAatctaacacacacagagcataaacagtgttatcattttaaacactgcatggagactaatgggcacatataaatatcactatatcgttaatcctggtgacagaatccctttaaggtaacGGTAGAGAATTATGGGTATTTAACTAATATAATATTACTTCAAGTCACACTAGGGCTTCAGAGAagcttctgggggggggggggggggcccccaatGTTGCACAGCAGTTGCAAGATTTCTGACATGGTATCAGCAAAATATAGGATTcatttatagtaacatagtaacatagtttatgaggccgaaaaaaagacatatgtccatccagttcggcctgttaacccGCAAGTTCATCCAGaggcaggcaaaaaaaaaaatatgtgaggtagaagccaattttccccacttaaggggaaaacaattccttcctgactccaatcaggcaatcagaaaaactccctggatcaacgacccatctctagtagctatagcctgtaatattattacgctccagaaatacatccaggcccctcttgaattattttagtgaactcaccatcaccacctcctcaggcagagagttccatagtctcactgctcttaccgtaaagaatccttctatgtttgtgtagaaactttctttcctccagacgcagaggatgtccccttttcacagtcacagtcctggggataaatagatgatgggagagatatctgtactgacttctgatatatttttttacatagttattagctctcccctcagtcgtcttttttctaaagtgaaaaccctaattttgataatctttcagggtactgtagtccccccattccagatattactttagttgccctcctctgaaccctctccagctctgctatatctgccttgttcacagtagCCCagtactgtacacagtactccatgtgtggtctgactagtgatttgtaaagtgtcaggactatgttctcatcacgggcatctatgccccgtttgatgcaacccattatcttattggtcttggcagcagctgcctgacactggtttctacagcttagttttctgttcactaaaattcctagatccttttccatgtcagtgttaccgagtgttttaccatttagtatgtacgggtgacttgcattattcctccccagtgcataaccttacatttgtcagtgttaaacctcatctgccacttatctgcccaagcctccaatctatccagatccctctgtagcagtatactgtcctcttcagtgttaatttacacagtttagcgtcatctgcaaaaatgtatattttattgtgcaagccttctacaagatcattaataaatatattgaagagaatagggcccagtactgaccccatgaggtaccccactagtgacagtgacccaatctgagtgtgtaccgttaataaccaccctctgttttctatcactgagccagttacttacccacatacagacattttctcccagtccaagctttcttattttatatactaacctgtaGCATTACATTAAATCCATATTACGGGTAGGTGTAATTTTTCCTCTGTGCAGTGAAGTGAAAATTATAATAGCTAATCCTTTCTGGTAGCCATACAGCTGTTATATACTATGGCCAACATA
This is a stretch of genomic DNA from Bufo gargarizans isolate SCDJY-AF-19 chromosome 3, ASM1485885v1, whole genome shotgun sequence. It encodes these proteins:
- the LOC122933134 gene encoding fatty acid-binding protein, liver encodes the protein MSFNGTWNVYAQENYENFLKTVGLPEDIIKVAKDVNPVIEIQQNGNEFVVTSKTPKQTHSNSFTVGKESEITSMDGKKIKVTVQLEGGKLICKSDKFSHIQEVNGDEMVEKITIGSSTLTRKSKKV